CTGCGTGCGCGCGGGTTGTCGGTGCTGCTCGAACGCGGCGCCGGCGAGGCCGCCGGTTTTCCGGACGAGGCCTACGCGGAGACCGCGTTTGCCACGGCCGCCGAGGTGCTGGCGCAGGCCGATGTGCTCGCCTGCGTGTTGCCGCCCGAGGATGCGGTCTATGCGCAGCTGCGCGAGGGCGCGGTCGTGTTCGGCCAGTTGCGGCCCTACGGCGCGGCGGCGCGGATCGAGGCGCTGAACCGCCGCAGGCTCACCGCGTTCGCGCTGGAACTCCTGCCGCGCACCACCCGCGCCCAGGCCATGGACGTGCTGAGTTCGCAGGCGGCGGTGGCCGGTTACCGCGCCACGTTGATCGCCGCCGAGGCGTGCCCGAAGTTCTTTCCCATGCTGACCACCGCGGCAGGCACCATCCGGCCCTCGCGCGTGCTGGTGATCGGCGCCGGCGTGGCCGGTCTGCAGGCGATCGCCACCGCCCGCCGGCTGGGGGCCCAGGTCGAGGGCTACGACGTGCGGCCGGAGACGCGCGAACAGGTGGAATCGCTCGGTGCGAAGTTTCTGGACTTGGGCGTCAGCGCCGCCGGCAGCGGCGGCTATGCGCGCGAACTGTCCGCCGAGGAGCGCGCCGCGCAGCAGCAGGCGCTGGCCGATCACCTCAAGGTCGTGGACGTGGTCATCGGCACCGCCGCGGTGCCTGGTCGGCCGGCGCCCAAAATCCTTTCCGCGGCGATGGTGGAAGGCATGCGGCCGGGCGCGTTGATCGTCGATCTGGCTGCCGAGAGCGGCGGCAATTGCGAGCTGACCCGTCCGGGTGGAGGCGTCAGCCACGGCCATGTGCGCATACTCGGGCCGCTCAATCTGCCGGCGGGCGCGCCGCTGCATGCTTCGGAAATGTACGCACGCAACCTGTTCAACTTCCTGGAACTGCTGCTCAAAGACGGCCACCTGCAGCCGGATTTCGCCGACGAACTCGTCGAGCGGACCTGTCTTGCGCATGCCGGCGAGCTGCGCTTCAAGGGCTGAAAAAGCGGCGCGCGCGGGTGGTTTTCAGTCCGCTGCCGGGTCGTCCGGCGGCGGAGGCGGCGGGTCGTGTCCGGAGCCGGGCGGCGGGGGCGGCGGCATCGCGCCGTGATCGCCGGGCGGCGGGCCGTGCCGTTCGCGCCATGCCTGCCGCAGGCGCTGACGTTCCTCGGGCGGCAGTTGCTGGAAGCGTTCGAAGGCGGCATGCAGCCGCTCGCGTTCCTCCGGCGAGAGCCGTTCGAAGGCCTGGTGGTTGCGGTGCGCGGTGGCCCGTTGCTCCGGGGTCATGTGTTCCCAGCGCTCGATCCGCTCGCGAATGCGTTCGCGCTGCTCGGGCGGCAGGGTGGACCAGTGCTGGGCGCGCTCGAGCAGGCGGGATTGCCGGCGGGGCGGCAGGCTGTCCCACTGATCGCGCAGCGGGGCGAGCACGTCCTGTTCGGCCGGACTGAGCGCCCGCCACGGCCGGGGCGGCGGGGGCGGGGGCGGGGGCGGAGATTCCCCGGCCGGCGGCGGCGCCGGCATCGTCTGCGCGGCCACGGAGGGGCTGGCGAGCGCGAGCAGCAGGGCCAACGCCGCTGCAAGGCCCGGACGTGCGCAAAGTGCCGGCATGAAGTTCAGCGCCCGCCCTGGCCGCTGGCGGCGAGCCAGCGGTAGAAGTCGAGGTCCTGATAGAGCGCCGGATCGGTGCTGTCCGGATCGGGCGGCAGCTCGCCCTCGCCGCTCTCGCCGACGGCGACCGGACTTGCGGCCGGCAGCGGCGTGCGCATGTTCGGCCACAGCGTCACCAGTGCGAGCGCGAGTACCGCGAAGGCGCCGGCCGGCAGCAGCACGCGGCGCGACCAGGCCGGCGCCGCACGCGGCGCGGCCAACGCGGTCTGGCGCGCCGCGCGCAGTCGGGCGGCGGTGGCCGGGTCCACTTGCCGGGCGGCGGCGCGGTACGCGGCGCGGGCGCGTTCGACAAAGGGCGGCATCGGGGCATTCATCGCCAGTCCTCCAGGGCGTCGCGCAGGTGTTGCATGGCGCGCGACAGATGGGTTTTCACGCTGCCTTCCGAGCAGCCCATGGCCTTGGCCGTCTGCGCCACGTCCAGTCCTTCCAGCATGCGCAGCACGAAGGCCTCGCGCTGGCGGCGCGGCAGGGCGCGCAGGGCCTCGACCAGCGCCGCATAGGATTGCGCATCGCCGAGCCGATGCAAGGGGTCGGGCGCCTCGTCGGCCGGGTCCCACGCCGGCAGTTCCTCGCCGTCGCCGTCGTGGCCGCCGCCGAGCCAGCCGACCACGATGGAACGCACCTTGCGCCGCCGCTGCAGGTCGACGATGCGCCGGCGCAGGATGCCCCAGAACAGCGGCGTCCATTCCTCCGGCGGCTTGTCGCGGTAGTGCCGGACCAGACGCAGCATGGCGTCCTGCACGGCATCGAGTGCGTCCTCGCGATGGCCGAGATGGAGTTCGGCCATGCGATAGGCGCGCCGCTCGATCCCGGCCAAAAAGGCCTCCAGCGTGGTCGGCACGGCCTGTGCGGCCGCCAGCGGTTCGTCCAGCAGTCCAACCCAGGCGTTCATGGCAGCGTCGCTGCCGGCGTCGCTCCGCTCATCAGCAGGCTCCATCTGGAAAATCACCCGTACGAACGCGCGGCAGTCGCACGGGTTGACCTGCGACCGTATGATGCGGCCAGGGTCCGGTGCCTGAGCGAGGTGGGGGTCATGATCGACGGTTTCCTGGCGCTGTACATTTTCATGCTGGCCGCATTCACCGGCTACGAGATCATCGCGCGGGTGCCGGTGATCCTGCACACGCCGCTGATGTCCGGTTCCAACTTCGTTCACGGCATCGTGCTGGTCGGCGCGATGGTGGCGCTGGGGCATGCGCAGACCACCTTCGGCATGGTCATCGGTTTCCTCGGCGTGCTGCTCGGCGCGGGCAACGCGGCCGGCGGCTACGTGGTGACCGAGCGCATGCTGGAGATGTTCAAGTCGAGCAAGCCGGCCGGGCGGGAGGGCAAGTGATGAACTGGCTGCCGACTCTCATCAAGGCGTGCTATTTCCTCGCTGCGCTGCTGTTCATCCTGGGGCTCAAGCGGATGAGCTCGCCGCGCACCGCGCGCGGCGGCATCGTCTGGGCCGGCATCGGCATGCTGCTGGCGGTGCTGGCCACTTTCGCGCTGCCGGGCCTCGAGCATCGCGGGCTGATCCTCGCCGCCGTGCTGATCGGCGTCGTCGCGGCCTGGTGGTCGGGCCGGCGCGTGGCGATGACGGCGATGCCGCAGATGGTCGCGCTCTACAACGGCATGGGCGGCGGCGCGGCGGCGGCGATCGGCGCGGTGGAGCTGATCGGCTACGCCGGTGCGGCGGTCACCCTGCTCGACGGCGACCGGTTCACCGCCAGCGGCGGCGGTCCGGCGCTCGCGCCGCTGGCGCTGGCGGTGCTCGGCGCGTTGATCGGCGCGGTGAGCTTTTCCGGCTCGCTGATCGCCTTCGCCAAGCTGCAGGGCTGGCTGGACCGGCGCTTCGTGTTCCCCGGCCAGCGCGTGGTCAATCTGCTCGTGCTCGCCGCCGCGCTGGTGCTGGGCGGCATGCTGGTCGCCGGTCGCTTGCAGTTGCCGCTGATCGTCGTGTTCTTCGTGCTCGCGCTCGTGTTCGGGCTGTTGATGACGCTGCCGATCGGCGGCGCCGACATGCCGGTGGTGATCTCGCTGTACAACGCGTTCACCGGGCTGGCCGTCGCCTTCGAGGGCTTCGTGCTGCAGAACGAGGCGATGATCATCGCCGGTACCGTGGTCGGCGCCGCCGGCACGCTGCTCACCCAGCTGATGGCCCGGGCGATGAATCGCTCGCTCGGCAACGTGCTGTTCGGCAGTTTCGGCGCCGCCGCCGGCGCGACCGCACAGGAGATCGCCGGCAGCCAGAAGCCGATCGAGGCCGCCGACGCCGCGGTGATGATGGCCTACGCCGAGCGCGTGGTGATCGTGCCCGGCTACGGCATGGCGGTGGCGCAGGCCCAGCACAAGGTGTGGGAACTGGCGCAGATCCTGATCGCGCGCGGGGTGAAGGTGAAGTTCGCCATCCATCCGGTGGCCGGCCGCATGCCCGGGCACATGAACGTGCTGCTCGCCGAGGCCGGCGTGCCCTACGACCTGATCGCCGACATGGAAGACATCAACCCGGAGTTTCCGGCCACCGACGTCGCGCTGGTGATCGGCGCCAACGACGTGGTCAACCCGATGGCCAAGACCGATCCGGCCTCGCCGATTTACGGCATGCCCATCCTCGACGTGGCGAGCGCGAAGAACGTGATCGTGATCAAGCGCGGCAAGGGCACCGGTTTCGCCGGCATCGAGAACGCGCTGTTCTACGCCGACAACACCCGCATGCTCTACGGCGACGCGCAGGGCGCGGTGGCGGCGCTGGTGGCGGCGATCAAGGCGCTGGACGCCTGATTTTGCGACGCATCAGCCACGCCGCGCGGCCAGCGCGGCGCAGACCGCGCCGAGTGCGAACCAGATCAGATCCGACCAGGCCAGACCATGCAGACCGAGCGCCAGCAGCATCGGCGCGCCGGCACGGACGAGGGTCTCGATGAGGCCGAGTCCCATCATCGCGGCGATCTTCACCGCCGCGGTCAAGGCGGCCACGTAGAGCGCGGCGAGCAGCAGGGCCAACGCGGCGAGCACGGCGCTGAACGTGCCGGCCGGCTGAATCCAGCGCCGCATCGACACGCCGAGCAGCCAGCCGACCGGAATCGCCAGCCAAGGCAAGGGCCGCAGCAGCGCGAGCGTGGGCAGCATCCACAGCGCGCCGGCGGTGGTGCTGAGCACGAAGGCGCCCAGGCACGCCCCCGGCAGGCCGCGCCAACGCGCATGGCTTCGCTGACTTTGCATCACAGGCGCCCCTTTGGATGGCAAAGCCACGCATGTTAGCGCGCAGGGCTTGAGACGGCCGCGGCGAGGCCAGACATCCACGCTTTGGCACAATAGACCGATGACGGCGCGGCGCGTCGTCCTTTTTCACACTCCCCCAAGGTCCGGCATGAGCGGCTTCAGCCTGAACAGTGAACCTTTCACCCTGACCCGCGACTGCGACGCCGTGATGGTGCCGCAGGGCGAGCACGTCACCCTGCCGGCCGGTCAAACGGGTTACATCACCCAGGCCCTGGGCGGCAGTTTCACGGTATTCGTGGACGGCAACCTGTTCCGCATCGCCGGCAAGGACGCCGATGCGCTCGGCAAGGAACCGCCGCCGCCGCTGGAACTGCCCGCCGACGCCAGCGACGCGGACGTCGAGAAGCTGGTCTGGCAGCAGTTGCGCACGGTCTACGATCCCGAAATCCCGATCAACGTCGTCGAACTCGGCCTGGTCTATGACGTCTCCCTGGAAACCGTCGCGCCCGGTCAGCGCAAGGTCTACGTCAAGATGACCCTGACCGCGCCCGGCTGCGGCATGGGCGACATCCTGGTCGACGATGCGCGCACCAAGATCGAACTCGTGCCGACGGTCGTGGCGGCCGATGTCGATCTGGTCTTCGACCCGCCCTGGAACCACTCGATGATGTCCGAGGCGGCCAAGCTCGAGACCGGCATGCTCTGAAAGCACGCTTCCCGGCGACAGGCCGGCCGGATGTGCGGCTTGTGAGCCAGTTCTCGCGGCTTGGAAAAATTCCGGCTTGTACGGGTTCTTCCATGCCATCTATCGTCCAAGAGTCCGCGGCGGGGAGCCGCTGGATGGTCCTGTGCCGATGAGTCTTGCGTCCCACAGCCGCAAGACTTGCCGGGATCTCACCTGAGCCCAGGCGCCGCCCTTACAGGACGTAAAGGGGAAGGTGGCGAGCGGGCTTCACGGGGCCGCCTGTCCAAGTACAAGGCGCCGTGCGTCGCACGGCTTTCTAGCGCATGGGGCTTCAAGAGTGGCCACATCAGGACCGCTCGCGCCCAAGGAATGTCCGGAGAGTCCATCGATGACAAGCAGCATCCGTTTGAAACTACTGGTGGCGGCGATCGGCATGGCCACCGCGTCCATGGCGACGGCCGCCACGCAGAGCCTGCGTGCGCAAAACCTGGCCGGCACGCCGGTTGCCAATCTGGCGAGCAAATTGAACCTGGGCGCGGACATGTCGCTGCTACCGCGCAGCGCGGTGCCCCTGGCCAACGGCCAGAAGGTCGTTCGCCATCAGCAGCTCTACAAGGGCGTGCCGGTCTACGGCCGCAGCATCGCCGTGGTGCAGGATGCCAACGGCAATGCGCTGCGCGCCACCGGCGACCTGCTGCAGATCGAGACCAGCCAGTTGGCGCCGCTGTCGGTGACGCCCAAGCTCTCCGCATCCGACGCCCTGGCCGCGCTCAAGGGCTATGCGCACCCCCAGCTCCTGGCCGGCGCCACGCTCGGCAACGAGCAGTCCGAACTGTTCATCTATCCCCAGGACGGGGCCTCGCCGCGGCTGGTCTATAGGGTGTCCTATGTCGTCTATGGCGAGCATCCCAGTCGGCCGACGGCGATCGTCGATGCCAACACCGGCGAGGTGATCAAGAGCTGGGAAGGCCTGACCCATGCCTCGGCCACCGGTCCGGGCGGCAACCAGAAGACTGGCAAGTATCTCTATGGCACCGATTATCCGGCGCTCAACGTCACCCAGTCGGGGACGACCTGCAAGCTGCAGAACACCGACGTGGTGACCTACAACCTGAACCATGCTTCCAGCGGTGGATCGATCGTCAGCTTCACCTGTCCCAACAGCGATACCGACGCCATCAACGGCGCCTATTCCCCGGTCAACGACGCGCACCATTTCGGCGGCGTCGTGCACGACATGTACCTGGCCTATACCGGCGCGGCCCCGCTCAACATGCAGCTGCGCATGAACGTGCACTACAAGAGCAATTACGAGAACGCGTTCTGGGACGGCAGCGCGATGTTTTTCGGCGACGGCGCCAGCACGTTTTATCCGCTGGTATCACTGGACGTCACCAGCCACGAGATCAGCCACGGCTATACCGAGCAGAACTCCAACCTGGAATATAGCGGCCAATCCGGCGGCATGAACGAGGCCTACTCGGACATGGCCGGCGAGGCCGCGGAGTTCTATGACCGCGGCGCGGCCGACTTCCTGGTCGGGCGCGACATCGTCAAGACCAGCGCGGGCATCGGCGATGCGCTGCGCTACATGTGCAACCCGCCGCAGGACGGTGGTTCGATCGACAATGCGGCGAATTACACCTCGGGCCTGGACGTCCACTATTCGTCGGGCGTGTACAACAAGGCCTTCTGCCTGCTCGCCAAGACCAGCGGCTGGGACGTCAAGAAGGCATTCCAGGTATTCGCCCTGGCCAACAAGAGTTACTGGACGGCCACCAGCACGTTCAACAGCGGTGCATGTGGCGTCGAGTCGGCGGCGCAGGACCTCGGCTACGACAAGAATGCGGTGACCACCGCCTTCAGCGGCGTCGGCGTCTCCTGTGCGGGCGGCGGCGGCGGGGGTGGCGGTACGGCGACGGAGCTCACCAACAACGTCGCGGTGACCGGCGTGTCCGGCGCGGCCGGCGCGGACAACGACTATTTCATCAAGGTCCCGGCCGGAGCCACCAATCTGGTGATGTCCATCTCCGGAGGCACCGGCGATGCAGATCTGTACACCAAGTTCGGCTCGGCGCCGACGACCAGCAGCTACGATTGCCGGCCCTACAAGAGTGGCAACAACGAAAGCTGCACGGTGGCCTCGCCGCAGGCTGGCACCTATTACCTCAAGGTGCACGGCTATTCGGCCTATTCGGGCGTCACCGTCAAGGCGTCCTACAGCACCGGCAGCGGCGGCAGTGGTTCCGCGCTGCAGAACGGGGTACCGGTGACGGGGCTGTCCGGTGCCACCGGCGCCAAGTTGTACTACACGGTGACCGTGCCCTCGGGTACCAGCACGCTGACCATCGCCACCTCCGGCGGGACCGGCGACGTCGATCTCTACGTCAAGAAGGGATCCAGCCCGACCACCAGCAGCTACGACTGCCGCCCATACAAGAGCGGCAATGCCGAGACCTGCACCTTCAGTGCGCCGAGCGGCACGTACTACGTGATGGTCTACGGTTACGCGGCGTTTTCCGGCGTGACGCTGAAGGCCACCTGGTAAAAAGCGGAGTGCGGCCGCCGCTCGCGGCGGTCGCAGCAGGGAAGCCCGCGGGCCCGGCCAGGAAGGCCGGGCCCGTTTTTTTCATGCCGCTTCGAAGCGGTTGGCCTCGCGGTTCTTGCGTACCCGTGCCGGGTCCCAGACCCGGCCGTTCATGACGATGTAGACCCCTTGGGGCAGGGTCTGCACGGCGATGACCGCGCCACCAATGTTGAAGACCGCGTCCGAGCCCTGGAAGCGGGCCGGATTGAGCGCGCCGGTGAGCACGATCACCTTGCCCCGGATGGCTGCCAGTTCGCGTGCGGTTTCCACCATGGTGTCGGTGCCGTGGGTGACCAGCACGTGCTTGTGCGGCTGGGCCTCGATGGTGGCGCGGATCAGCGCGCGGTCCTCGGCGGTGAGGTCCAGGCTGTCCTTGCGCAGGATCGGGATGACGTCGAAGCTGAAGGCGACGTTGAGCTGGCTCAGGATCTCGCCGATCTGCGGCTCGCCGATTTCGTAGTTCGACTTGGCGTCGAAATAGATCTTGTCGATGGTGCCGCCGGTGGTGACGATGGTGAGGTGCTGCATGGTCTGCCCTGGGCTGGAAAGAAACACCGCATTCTAGGCGGCATCGCTGGATGCGTCGGCCGTTTCTGTCGTCACGAGCTCGCCTGGCACGGCGGGGCGCCGTGCCCGAACGGAGAAGACCCGCGCCGTCGCGCGTTCACGCGGTGAGCAGGCGGGTGTCGGCGGCATCCAGCGTGGTCAGGCGATCCAGACCGTGGGCGAGGAAGATGCGCAAGGCCGCGCCGGGTCGCAGGTCGCCGCGACTCTTGGCCCAGGCCGCCTGGTCGGCGAGCAGCGCCGCGGCGGCACTGCGGGCCAGGGTGAACGCGAAGCCCCGGGCGCCAGCCTCGCGCCGCTCGCGGGTGGCGCCGTGGCCCTCCAGCCAGCACGTGGCCGCATCCAGCGCGCCCTGCACGACCTGCGCGGCGGCCGGCGCGGCGTTGGTCAGCCATGCGGCGATGGCCTGACGCAGCGGCTCGATGCCGTCGGCCTCGAGCACGCGCAGCACGTCCAGGGCGAGCACGTTGGTGGTGCCTTCCCAGATCGGATAGACCTGCGCATCGCGCAGCAGCTGCGGCAGGCCGGTGTCCTCGATGTAGCCGGCGCCGCCGAAGCATTCCAGCGCCTCCGAGCAAACTGCCACCGCCAGCTTGCCGGTCCACAGCTTGGCCAGTGGGGTGAGCAGGCGCAGCAGCGCTGCCTCGTGCGGCGTGGCGAGGCCCTGTTCGACCCGGCCGAGCAGGCGCGGCAGGGCGAGCACCAGCGCGAAGGCCGCCTCCATTTCCGCGACAAGGCCGGCCAGCGTCTCCACGTGCAGCGGCTGCTCGATCAGTGGCCGGCCGAAGGCCTGCCTGCGCGCCGCATAGTCGCGTGCCAGCGCCACCGCGCGGCTCATGCTGGCGAGCGCGCATACCGCGTTCCACAGTCGGGTGATGTTGAGCACCGGCGCGATCTGCCGCACACCGTGCGCGAGCTCGCCCACCGGCCAGGCGGGCAGACCGTCCAGATGGATC
The DNA window shown above is from Aerosticca soli and carries:
- a CDS encoding NAD(P)(+) transhydrogenase (Re/Si-specific) subunit beta, giving the protein MNWLPTLIKACYFLAALLFILGLKRMSSPRTARGGIVWAGIGMLLAVLATFALPGLEHRGLILAAVLIGVVAAWWSGRRVAMTAMPQMVALYNGMGGGAAAAIGAVELIGYAGAAVTLLDGDRFTASGGGPALAPLALAVLGALIGAVSFSGSLIAFAKLQGWLDRRFVFPGQRVVNLLVLAAALVLGGMLVAGRLQLPLIVVFFVLALVFGLLMTLPIGGADMPVVISLYNAFTGLAVAFEGFVLQNEAMIIAGTVVGAAGTLLTQLMARAMNRSLGNVLFGSFGAAAGATAQEIAGSQKPIEAADAAVMMAYAERVVIVPGYGMAVAQAQHKVWELAQILIARGVKVKFAIHPVAGRMPGHMNVLLAEAGVPYDLIADMEDINPEFPATDVALVIGANDVVNPMAKTDPASPIYGMPILDVASAKNVIVIKRGKGTGFAGIENALFYADNTRMLYGDAQGAVAALVAAIKALDA
- a CDS encoding M4 family metallopeptidase; translation: MTSSIRLKLLVAAIGMATASMATAATQSLRAQNLAGTPVANLASKLNLGADMSLLPRSAVPLANGQKVVRHQQLYKGVPVYGRSIAVVQDANGNALRATGDLLQIETSQLAPLSVTPKLSASDALAALKGYAHPQLLAGATLGNEQSELFIYPQDGASPRLVYRVSYVVYGEHPSRPTAIVDANTGEVIKSWEGLTHASATGPGGNQKTGKYLYGTDYPALNVTQSGTTCKLQNTDVVTYNLNHASSGGSIVSFTCPNSDTDAINGAYSPVNDAHHFGGVVHDMYLAYTGAAPLNMQLRMNVHYKSNYENAFWDGSAMFFGDGASTFYPLVSLDVTSHEISHGYTEQNSNLEYSGQSGGMNEAYSDMAGEAAEFYDRGAADFLVGRDIVKTSAGIGDALRYMCNPPQDGGSIDNAANYTSGLDVHYSSGVYNKAFCLLAKTSGWDVKKAFQVFALANKSYWTATSTFNSGACGVESAAQDLGYDKNAVTTAFSGVGVSCAGGGGGGGGTATELTNNVAVTGVSGAAGADNDYFIKVPAGATNLVMSISGGTGDADLYTKFGSAPTTSSYDCRPYKSGNNESCTVASPQAGTYYLKVHGYSAYSGVTVKASYSTGSGGSGSALQNGVPVTGLSGATGAKLYYTVTVPSGTSTLTIATSGGTGDVDLYVKKGSSPTTSSYDCRPYKSGNAETCTFSAPSGTYYVMVYGYAAFSGVTLKATW
- the sufT gene encoding putative Fe-S cluster assembly protein SufT; translated protein: MSGFSLNSEPFTLTRDCDAVMVPQGEHVTLPAGQTGYITQALGGSFTVFVDGNLFRIAGKDADALGKEPPPPLELPADASDADVEKLVWQQLRTVYDPEIPINVVELGLVYDVSLETVAPGQRKVYVKMTLTAPGCGMGDILVDDARTKIELVPTVVAADVDLVFDPPWNHSMMSEAAKLETGML
- a CDS encoding NAD(P) transhydrogenase subunit alpha, whose translation is MIDGFLALYIFMLAAFTGYEIIARVPVILHTPLMSGSNFVHGIVLVGAMVALGHAQTTFGMVIGFLGVLLGAGNAAGGYVVTERMLEMFKSSKPAGREGK
- a CDS encoding asparaginase domain-containing protein yields the protein MQHLTIVTTGGTIDKIYFDAKSNYEIGEPQIGEILSQLNVAFSFDVIPILRKDSLDLTAEDRALIRATIEAQPHKHVLVTHGTDTMVETARELAAIRGKVIVLTGALNPARFQGSDAVFNIGGAVIAVQTLPQGVYIVMNGRVWDPARVRKNREANRFEAA
- a CDS encoding acyl-CoA dehydrogenase family protein; translation: MAFLQDPPQLDHPYRSDRLLLDLLDRHLPTERREALDADLDALGHYALKAWQRERASTPKKPLFTAWDAWGRRIDRIELTPAWQEGAWLTTRHALLAAGHEAHVHARLEQFARVYLYHVASAFYTCPLAMTDGAATALKASGNAALGERALPHFLSRDPEAFWLSGQWMTETAGGSDVGRTETIARRDADGQWRLYGRKWFSSAVVGEAALALARPEGAGPGSRALALFYVETTEHGRRRPEILIDRLKDKLGTHELPTAEIHLDGLPAWPVGELAHGVRQIAPVLNITRLWNAVCALASMSRAVALARDYAARRQAFGRPLIEQPLHVETLAGLVAEMEAAFALVLALPRLLGRVEQGLATPHEAALLRLLTPLAKLWTGKLAVAVCSEALECFGGAGYIEDTGLPQLLRDAQVYPIWEGTTNVLALDVLRVLEADGIEPLRQAIAAWLTNAAPAAAQVVQGALDAATCWLEGHGATRERREAGARGFAFTLARSAAAALLADQAAWAKSRGDLRPGAALRIFLAHGLDRLTTLDAADTRLLTA
- a CDS encoding RNA polymerase sigma factor; translation: MNAWVGLLDEPLAAAQAVPTTLEAFLAGIERRAYRMAELHLGHREDALDAVQDAMLRLVRHYRDKPPEEWTPLFWGILRRRIVDLQRRRKVRSIVVGWLGGGHDGDGEELPAWDPADEAPDPLHRLGDAQSYAALVEALRALPRRQREAFVLRMLEGLDVAQTAKAMGCSEGSVKTHLSRAMQHLRDALEDWR
- a CDS encoding DUF3106 domain-containing protein, with amino-acid sequence MALLLALASPSVAAQTMPAPPPAGESPPPPPPPPPRPWRALSPAEQDVLAPLRDQWDSLPPRRQSRLLERAQHWSTLPPEQRERIRERIERWEHMTPEQRATAHRNHQAFERLSPEERERLHAAFERFQQLPPEERQRLRQAWRERHGPPPGDHGAMPPPPPPGSGHDPPPPPPDDPAAD
- a CDS encoding NAD(P) transhydrogenase subunit alpha, which translates into the protein MPITVTALRETAAGERRVAITPEVARKLRARGLSVLLERGAGEAAGFPDEAYAETAFATAAEVLAQADVLACVLPPEDAVYAQLREGAVVFGQLRPYGAAARIEALNRRRLTAFALELLPRTTRAQAMDVLSSQAAVAGYRATLIAAEACPKFFPMLTTAAGTIRPSRVLVIGAGVAGLQAIATARRLGAQVEGYDVRPETREQVESLGAKFLDLGVSAAGSGGYARELSAEERAAQQQALADHLKVVDVVIGTAAVPGRPAPKILSAAMVEGMRPGALIVDLAAESGGNCELTRPGGGVSHGHVRILGPLNLPAGAPLHASEMYARNLFNFLELLLKDGHLQPDFADELVERTCLAHAGELRFKG